The Burkholderia pyrrocinia genome has a segment encoding these proteins:
- a CDS encoding ornithine cyclodeaminase family protein, translated as MTQTVPPLPLTVDEAAVRAALPSLDVLGTLRRMFASLASARAVQPPQTLTLFPDQAGDFITYLGALADEQVFGAKLSPYVVTGGKPLVTAWTALMSMRTGQPLMWCDAGRLTVERTAGTTALAVDCLAPRDARRLAIVGAGAVGLAHLRHTAALRDWETIRVYSPALAGDAALQATLAELDPRARAAESVEACVRDADVVMLCTSSGTPVLGDGMLTRPALVTSISTNVARAHEIPPAWLPDMDVYCDYRHTTPASAGEMQIAAADHGWDAARIVGDLPALVAGTCAAPSRTRHALFRSIGLGLEDIAIAHALYTHLTRA; from the coding sequence ATGACGCAAACCGTCCCGCCCCTGCCGCTGACCGTCGACGAAGCCGCGGTGCGCGCGGCCCTGCCGTCGCTCGACGTGCTCGGCACGCTGCGCCGCATGTTCGCGTCGCTCGCGTCGGCGCGCGCGGTGCAGCCGCCGCAGACCCTCACGCTGTTTCCCGACCAGGCCGGCGACTTCATCACGTATCTCGGCGCGCTCGCCGACGAACAGGTGTTCGGCGCGAAGCTGTCGCCGTACGTCGTGACGGGCGGCAAGCCCCTCGTCACCGCGTGGACCGCGCTGATGTCGATGCGCACGGGCCAGCCGCTGATGTGGTGCGACGCGGGGCGGCTGACCGTCGAACGCACGGCCGGCACGACCGCGCTCGCGGTCGACTGCCTCGCGCCGCGCGACGCGCGCCGTCTGGCGATCGTCGGCGCCGGCGCGGTCGGCCTCGCGCACCTGCGGCACACCGCGGCATTGCGCGACTGGGAGACGATCCGCGTGTACTCGCCCGCGCTCGCTGGCGACGCGGCGCTGCAGGCGACGCTCGCCGAACTCGACCCGCGCGCACGTGCGGCCGAGAGCGTCGAAGCCTGCGTGCGCGACGCGGACGTCGTGATGCTGTGCACGTCGTCGGGCACGCCCGTGCTCGGCGACGGGATGCTCACGCGCCCCGCGCTCGTCACGTCGATCAGCACGAACGTCGCGCGTGCGCACGAGATCCCGCCCGCCTGGCTGCCCGACATGGACGTGTACTGCGACTACCGGCACACGACGCCCGCGAGCGCCGGCGAGATGCAGATCGCGGCGGCCGACCACGGCTGGGACGCCGCGCGGATCGTCGGCGACCTGCCCGCGCTCGTCGCCGGCACCTGCGCGGCGCCGTCGCGCACGCGTCATGCGTTGTTCCGCTCGATCGGCCTCGGGCTCGAGGACATCGCGATCGCACACGCGCTGTACACGCACCTGACGCGCGCATGA
- a CDS encoding NAD(P)/FAD-dependent oxidoreductase: MDFDVIVLGAGIVGVSSALHLQDRGLRVALVDRRAPGEETSHGNAGLIERSSVVPYAFPRRLGTLLRYARNRSVDLYWDYRALPAYAGWLARFWRESSPQRLAAAARDMLPLVAASVVEHDALLARTDAQPLVHDGGWIEAFRSPALFDAETRAQQRVADAHGLRMTVLDARALREHEPGVGDAFCGAFHWQDPKTVSSPGGLTKAYARLFERDGGTFVLGDAKTLAQVDDGWRVSTEHGPISARSAVVALGPWSDHVFAPLGYRIPLRAKRGYHMHYQPTRTPLNVPVCDTEEGFVVAPMEGGRLRLTTGVEIALRGAPPTGVQLARAEPLARDAFGIGERLDAEPWLGMRPCTPDMRPVIGPAPRHRHLWFAFGHCHHGLTLGPATGRLLAEMMTGAPTYIDPHPYRPARFG, from the coding sequence ATGGATTTCGACGTCATCGTTCTGGGGGCCGGCATCGTCGGCGTGTCGTCGGCGCTGCATCTGCAGGATCGCGGGCTGCGCGTCGCGCTCGTCGACCGGCGCGCGCCCGGCGAGGAAACGAGCCACGGCAATGCCGGGCTGATCGAGCGCTCGTCGGTCGTGCCGTATGCGTTTCCGCGCCGGCTCGGCACGCTGCTGCGCTATGCGCGCAACCGCTCGGTCGATCTCTATTGGGACTACCGCGCGCTGCCCGCGTATGCGGGCTGGCTCGCGCGCTTCTGGCGCGAATCGTCGCCGCAGCGGCTCGCGGCTGCTGCGCGCGACATGCTGCCGCTCGTCGCGGCGAGCGTCGTCGAGCACGATGCGCTGCTCGCGCGCACCGACGCGCAGCCGCTCGTACACGACGGCGGGTGGATCGAGGCATTCCGTTCGCCCGCGTTGTTCGACGCGGAAACGCGCGCGCAGCAGCGCGTGGCCGACGCGCACGGGCTGCGGATGACCGTGCTCGACGCACGTGCGCTGCGCGAACACGAGCCCGGTGTCGGCGACGCCTTCTGCGGTGCATTCCACTGGCAGGACCCGAAGACCGTGTCGAGCCCGGGCGGGCTGACCAAAGCCTACGCGCGGCTGTTCGAACGCGACGGCGGCACGTTCGTGCTCGGCGACGCGAAGACGCTCGCCCAGGTGGATGACGGCTGGCGCGTCAGTACCGAGCATGGGCCGATCTCTGCACGCTCGGCCGTGGTCGCGCTCGGGCCGTGGTCCGATCACGTGTTCGCGCCGCTCGGCTACCGGATTCCGTTGCGCGCGAAGCGCGGCTACCACATGCACTACCAGCCGACGCGCACGCCGCTGAACGTGCCGGTGTGCGATACCGAGGAAGGTTTCGTCGTCGCGCCGATGGAAGGCGGCCGCCTGCGGCTCACGACCGGCGTCGAGATCGCGCTGCGCGGCGCGCCGCCGACCGGCGTGCAGCTCGCGCGCGCCGAGCCGCTGGCGCGCGACGCGTTCGGCATCGGCGAGCGGCTCGATGCCGAGCCGTGGCTCGGGATGCGGCCGTGCACGCCGGACATGCGTCCGGTGATCGGGCCAGCGCCGCGCCATCGCCACCTGTGGTTCGCGTTCGGCCATTGCCACCACGGGCTCACGCTCGGCCCCGCGACCGGGCGCCTGCTCGCCGAAATGATGACGGGCGCGCCGACCTATATCGATCCCCATCCGTACCGGCCCGCGCGCTTCGGCTGA
- a CDS encoding sulfite exporter TauE/SafE family protein has protein sequence MSLPHIDLLYSLSGLFVGILVGLTGVGGGSLMTPILVLLFGVHPATAVGTDLLYAAATKATGTLVHGLKGSIDWRITGRLAAGSVPAAALTLWWLHTHGMNTPGTARMIQLVLGIALLLTSLALIFRPQLTAFAARNPLAPSPARTLWSTVLTGAVLGVLVSMTSVGAGAIGVTVLLLLYPALATTRIVGSDIAHAVPLTLVAGMGHWLLGSVDWSMLLSLLLGSLPGIVLGSLLSARAPERLLRNLLAATLVAVGVRLVLA, from the coding sequence ATGTCGCTTCCCCATATCGATCTGCTGTACTCCCTGTCCGGCCTGTTCGTCGGCATCCTCGTCGGCCTGACGGGCGTTGGCGGCGGTTCGCTGATGACGCCGATCCTCGTGCTGCTGTTCGGCGTCCACCCCGCGACGGCGGTCGGCACCGACCTGCTGTACGCGGCCGCGACCAAGGCCACCGGCACGCTCGTCCACGGCCTGAAGGGATCGATCGACTGGCGCATCACGGGCCGGCTCGCGGCGGGCAGCGTCCCGGCCGCGGCGCTCACGCTGTGGTGGCTGCACACGCACGGGATGAACACGCCGGGCACCGCGCGGATGATCCAGCTCGTGCTCGGTATCGCGCTGCTGCTCACGTCGCTCGCGCTGATCTTCCGGCCGCAGCTCACCGCGTTCGCCGCGCGCAACCCGCTCGCGCCGAGCCCCGCGCGCACGCTGTGGTCGACCGTGCTCACGGGCGCCGTGCTCGGCGTGCTCGTGTCGATGACGTCGGTCGGCGCCGGTGCGATCGGCGTCACCGTGCTCCTGCTGCTGTATCCGGCGCTCGCGACGACCCGCATCGTCGGCTCCGACATCGCGCACGCGGTGCCGCTCACGCTCGTCGCGGGCATGGGCCACTGGCTGCTCGGCTCGGTCGACTGGTCGATGCTGCTGTCGCTGCTGCTCGGCTCGCTGCCCGGCATCGTGCTCGGCAGCCTGCTGTCGGCGCGCGCGCCCGAGCGGCTGCTGCGCAACCTGCTCGCCGCGACGCTCGTCGCGGTCGGCGTGCGGCTCGTGCTCGCGTAA
- a CDS encoding S10 family peptidase encodes MTTRKSLKDGFALFGTTLSVPLAAAAAAALLVTGCGGDDGPSPAASAAAAAATSNGSTTASTNATAAADQPYVDNDVYGTGPNDAVTDSTEGAAVVHRQVTIGGKTVKYTATTGHLTTIDPITSAPNAKMFYVAYTQDNPDPSKPRPVTFFYNGGPGSSSVYLMLGSFGPKRLQSSFPNFTPPAPYKLLDNPDSLLDRTDLVFINPVGTGYSAAIAPAKNKDFWGTDQDARSIDRFIQRYLTKYSRWNSPKFLFGESYGTARSAVVSWVLHEDGIDLNGITLQSSILDYANALSAPGIFPTLAADAFYWKKTTVNPTPADLDAYMVQARAYADNTLAPLAQKPNPQDGGFVNVRLNLNLQTAQQMGSYIGTDPTSLIQTFGNPAALGNVPSSNDNPPYTFFLTLVPGTQIGQYDGRANFTGKGIAPYILPNSGSNDPSITNVGGAYTVLWNSYINTDLKYTSTSSFVDLNDQVFNNWDFSHTDPTGANRGGGNTLYTAGDLASTMSVNPDLKVLSANGYFDAVTPFHQTELTLAQMPLDPAIKAQNLTIKNYPSGHMIYLNDASRTALKGDLGNFYDGILANRTALQRVLKLQARTQQLKQQQLKQQGQ; translated from the coding sequence ATGACGACACGGAAGTCCTTGAAAGACGGTTTCGCGCTATTCGGAACGACTCTGAGCGTGCCGCTCGCCGCAGCCGCGGCTGCAGCGCTGCTCGTCACGGGGTGCGGCGGCGACGACGGGCCGAGCCCGGCCGCATCGGCCGCCGCCGCGGCGGCGACGTCCAACGGCAGCACGACGGCCAGCACCAACGCAACGGCCGCAGCCGACCAGCCGTACGTCGACAACGACGTGTACGGCACCGGGCCGAACGACGCGGTCACGGATTCGACGGAAGGCGCCGCGGTCGTGCACCGCCAGGTCACGATCGGCGGCAAGACCGTCAAGTACACGGCCACCACGGGCCACCTGACGACGATCGATCCGATCACGTCGGCGCCGAACGCGAAGATGTTCTACGTCGCATACACGCAGGACAATCCGGACCCGTCGAAGCCGCGCCCGGTCACGTTCTTCTACAACGGCGGCCCCGGCTCGTCGTCGGTCTACCTGATGCTCGGGTCGTTCGGGCCGAAGCGGCTGCAGTCGTCGTTCCCGAATTTCACGCCGCCTGCGCCGTACAAGCTGCTCGACAACCCCGACAGCCTGCTCGACCGCACCGACCTCGTGTTCATCAACCCGGTCGGCACCGGTTATTCGGCGGCGATCGCCCCGGCGAAGAACAAGGACTTCTGGGGCACCGACCAGGACGCGCGCTCGATCGACCGCTTCATTCAGCGCTACCTGACCAAGTATTCGCGCTGGAACTCGCCGAAGTTCCTGTTCGGCGAGTCGTACGGCACCGCGCGCAGCGCGGTCGTGTCGTGGGTGCTGCATGAGGACGGCATCGACCTGAACGGGATCACGCTGCAGTCGTCGATCCTCGACTACGCGAACGCGCTGTCCGCGCCGGGCATCTTCCCGACGCTCGCGGCCGATGCGTTCTACTGGAAGAAGACGACGGTCAACCCGACGCCGGCCGATCTCGACGCGTACATGGTCCAGGCCCGCGCCTACGCGGACAACACGCTCGCGCCGCTCGCGCAGAAGCCGAACCCGCAGGACGGCGGCTTCGTGAACGTGCGGCTGAACCTGAACCTGCAGACCGCGCAGCAGATGGGTTCGTACATCGGCACGGACCCGACGTCGCTGATCCAGACCTTCGGCAACCCGGCCGCGCTCGGCAACGTGCCGTCGTCGAACGACAACCCGCCGTACACGTTCTTCCTGACGCTCGTGCCGGGCACGCAGATCGGCCAGTACGACGGTCGCGCGAACTTCACGGGCAAGGGAATCGCGCCGTACATCCTGCCGAACTCGGGCAGCAACGATCCGTCGATCACGAACGTCGGCGGCGCGTACACGGTGCTGTGGAACAGCTATATCAACACCGACCTCAAGTACACGTCGACGTCGTCGTTCGTGGACCTGAACGACCAGGTCTTCAACAACTGGGACTTCAGCCACACGGACCCGACCGGCGCGAACAGGGGCGGCGGCAATACGCTGTACACGGCCGGCGACCTCGCGTCGACGATGAGCGTGAACCCGGACCTGAAGGTGCTGTCGGCGAACGGCTATTTCGATGCGGTCACGCCGTTCCACCAGACGGAGCTGACGCTCGCGCAGATGCCACTCGATCCGGCGATCAAGGCGCAGAACCTGACGATCAAGAACTACCCGTCGGGCCACATGATCTACCTGAACGACGCGTCGCGGACCGCGCTGAAGGGCGATCTCGGCAACTTCTACGACGGCATCCTCGCGAACCGCACCGCGCTGCAGCGCGTGCTGAAGCTGCAGGCGCGCACGCAGCAGCTCAAGCAGCAGCAACTGAAGCAGCAGGGGCAGTAA
- a CDS encoding beta strand repeat-containing protein, producing the protein MGQNLKLTGVALSVATVFGVLASGSAMAGALDSLPIPQVIVNPPTNSVSVGLVATGASPLGSVTVAAGGAGTIQTSLGDPGQVLSGAVGAVTGALGGGGGTVQPLAPVQGVVNQVTGALGGGNPAGALTGALGTVTGALGGIGGGANPLAPVQGVVNQVTGALGGGNPAGALTGALGTVTGALGIGGGANPLAPVQGVVNQVTGTLGGGNPAGALTGALGTLTGALGNVGGGSNPLAPIQNVVDQVTGTLGSGNPAGSLSNAVNTITGTLGNVGGAGSPLAPVQGVVTQLAGTLGNDNPASALTNALNSVTGALSGANPLAPMQGVVNQVVGTLSGAGGGSPITPITNLVNGLQNALPTGGNPAGALTGALGSVTGALGNLGGSNPLAPVQGVVNQVVGTLGGSNPAAALSNAVGTATSALGNAVGSVAGALGSLGGTNPLAPVQGVVNQVVGTLGSGNPAGALTGALNSVTGALGNLGGANPLAPVQGVVNQVVGTLTGAAGNSPIAPITNLVNGLTGGSNPAGALTGALGSVTGALANGPAALGQAAGALSGAAGSTAAAGGSLLGSGANAAGGTTGAVGSLLATGANSTATVVNAVGTSVGTALGSAPGLSVTPHSGNSSPNNPLAPVTTLLQSLTGALPK; encoded by the coding sequence ATGGGACAAAATCTTAAATTGACGGGTGTGGCGTTGTCGGTCGCGACGGTGTTCGGGGTATTGGCTTCGGGTTCCGCGATGGCGGGGGCCCTCGATTCGCTACCGATCCCGCAAGTCATCGTCAATCCGCCGACGAACAGCGTGTCGGTCGGGCTGGTCGCGACGGGCGCGTCGCCGCTGGGCTCGGTCACAGTGGCGGCGGGCGGGGCGGGCACGATCCAGACGTCGCTCGGCGATCCCGGCCAGGTGTTGTCGGGCGCCGTGGGGGCGGTGACGGGCGCACTCGGCGGTGGCGGCGGCACGGTGCAGCCGCTGGCGCCGGTCCAAGGCGTCGTGAATCAAGTGACGGGTGCGCTTGGTGGCGGCAACCCGGCTGGCGCGCTGACCGGTGCCCTTGGCACGGTAACGGGCGCACTGGGCGGCATCGGCGGCGGCGCGAACCCACTGGCGCCGGTCCAAGGCGTCGTGAATCAAGTGACGGGTGCGCTCGGCGGCGGCAATCCGGCCGGTGCGTTGACCGGTGCCCTCGGCACGGTCACGGGTGCATTGGGCATCGGCGGCGGCGCGAACCCACTGGCGCCGGTCCAAGGCGTCGTGAATCAAGTGACGGGCACGCTTGGTGGCGGCAACCCGGCTGGCGCGCTGACCGGTGCCCTCGGCACGCTCACAGGTGCACTGGGTAACGTCGGCGGCGGCTCGAACCCGCTGGCGCCGATCCAGAACGTCGTCGACCAGGTCACGGGCACGCTCGGCAGCGGTAACCCCGCCGGCTCGCTGAGCAACGCGGTCAACACGATCACGGGCACGCTCGGCAACGTCGGCGGTGCAGGGAGCCCGCTCGCGCCGGTGCAAGGTGTCGTCACGCAGCTCGCCGGTACGCTCGGCAACGACAATCCGGCCAGTGCACTGACGAACGCGCTGAACTCGGTGACGGGCGCGCTTAGCGGCGCGAACCCGCTGGCACCGATGCAGGGCGTCGTGAACCAGGTCGTCGGCACGCTGTCCGGCGCAGGCGGCGGCAGCCCGATCACGCCGATCACGAACCTCGTCAACGGCCTGCAGAACGCGCTGCCGACGGGCGGCAATCCGGCTGGTGCGCTGACCGGCGCACTCGGTTCGGTGACGGGCGCGCTCGGCAACCTCGGCGGGTCGAACCCGCTGGCGCCGGTGCAAGGCGTCGTGAACCAGGTCGTCGGCACCCTCGGCGGCAGCAATCCGGCTGCGGCGCTGAGCAACGCGGTCGGCACGGCCACGAGCGCACTCGGCAATGCGGTCGGCTCCGTCGCGGGCGCGCTCGGCTCGCTGGGCGGCACGAACCCGCTGGCGCCAGTGCAGGGCGTCGTCAACCAGGTCGTCGGCACGCTCGGCAGCGGCAATCCGGCCGGTGCACTGACGGGCGCGCTGAACTCGGTGACCGGTGCCCTCGGCAACCTCGGCGGCGCGAACCCGCTGGCGCCGGTGCAAGGCGTCGTGAACCAGGTCGTCGGCACGCTGACGGGCGCGGCGGGCAACAGCCCGATCGCACCGATCACGAACCTCGTGAACGGCCTGACGGGCGGCAGTAATCCGGCCGGTGCACTGACCGGTGCGCTCGGCTCGGTGACGGGCGCACTCGCGAACGGTCCGGCGGCACTCGGCCAGGCGGCCGGCGCGCTGTCGGGCGCGGCCGGTTCGACGGCAGCGGCAGGCGGCAGCCTGCTCGGCTCGGGCGCGAACGCGGCCGGCGGCACGACGGGCGCGGTCGGCTCGCTGCTGGCGACGGGTGCCAACTCGACGGCGACGGTCGTCAATGCGGTCGGCACGTCGGTAGGCACGGCGCTCGGTTCCGCGCCGGGCCTGTCGGTGACGCCGCATTCGGGCAACAGCTCGCCGAACAACCCGCTCGCACCGGTGACGACGCTGCTCCAGTCGCTGACCGGCGCGCTGCCGAAGTAA
- a CDS encoding ABC transporter substrate-binding protein — MNWKLSLCAAAALACAAVTAHAEQSTLRFGTEAAYPPFESKTPAGQLQGFDVDIGNAVCAKLNMKCVWVENSFDGLIPALQARKFDAINSAMNITAKRKQSIDFTPAIYVVPIVMVAKRGSPLRPDVASLHGKHVGVLQGSSQEDFLKAHWANAGVAVVSYQDQDQIYADLVAGRLDAAVQEAQTAQDGFLDKPAGRDYQIVGEPLEDPATLGEGTGFGLRKGDKALQAKIVGALDALKKDGTLGALSQKYFKRDIVAK, encoded by the coding sequence ATGAACTGGAAGCTTTCCCTCTGCGCCGCCGCGGCGCTCGCATGCGCGGCCGTCACGGCCCACGCGGAACAGTCCACGTTGCGCTTCGGGACCGAAGCCGCCTACCCGCCGTTCGAGAGCAAGACGCCGGCCGGCCAGTTGCAGGGTTTCGACGTCGACATCGGCAACGCGGTGTGCGCGAAGCTGAACATGAAATGCGTGTGGGTCGAGAATTCGTTCGACGGCCTGATCCCGGCGCTGCAGGCGCGCAAGTTCGACGCGATCAACTCGGCGATGAACATCACCGCGAAGCGCAAGCAGAGCATCGACTTCACGCCGGCGATCTACGTGGTGCCGATCGTGATGGTCGCCAAACGCGGCTCGCCGCTGCGGCCCGACGTCGCGAGCCTGCACGGCAAGCACGTCGGCGTGCTGCAGGGCTCGTCGCAGGAGGATTTCCTGAAGGCGCACTGGGCCAATGCGGGCGTGGCCGTCGTGTCGTATCAGGACCAGGACCAGATCTACGCCGATCTCGTCGCCGGGCGTCTCGACGCGGCCGTGCAGGAAGCGCAGACCGCGCAGGACGGTTTCCTCGACAAGCCGGCCGGCCGCGACTACCAGATCGTCGGCGAGCCGCTGGAGGATCCGGCCACGCTCGGCGAGGGCACGGGCTTCGGGCTGCGCAAGGGCGACAAGGCGCTGCAGGCGAAGATCGTCGGCGCGCTCGACGCGCTGAAGAAGGACGGCACGCTGGGCGCGCTGTCGCAGAAGTACTTCAAGCGCGACATCGTCGCGAAGTAA
- a CDS encoding DHA2 family efflux MFS transporter permease subunit gives MTHGIHGEKRWYALIVLCLGVLMIVLDSTIVNVALPSISTDLHFTETALVWVVNAYLLTFGGCLLLGGRLGDLYGQRRMFLAGLVVFTLASLACGLAQSQAMLIAARAVQGLGGAVVSAVSLSLIMNLFTEPGERARAMGVYGFVCAGGGSIGVLLGGLLTSSLSWHWIFLVNLPIGVAVYAMCVALLPRMRAPAGAARLDVAGAITVTASLMLAVYGIVGGNEAGWLSTQTVALIGAAVALLALFIVIEARAAHPLMPLTLFAARNVALANVIGVLWAAAMFAWFFLSALYMQRVLGYAPLQVGLAFLPANLIMAAFSLGLSARIVMRFGIRGPIAAGLLIAACGLALFSRAPVDGGFVWHVLPGMTLLGIGAGVAFNPMLLAAMSDVDPADSGLASGIVNTAFMMGGALGLAVLASLAAARTDALAAAQAAPLDALNGGYHAAFAFGAAFAAAAALIGLALRIRPQNGVEGVGPAMH, from the coding sequence ATGACCCACGGGATCCACGGCGAGAAGCGCTGGTACGCGCTGATCGTGCTCTGCCTCGGCGTGCTGATGATCGTGCTCGACAGCACGATCGTGAACGTGGCGCTGCCGTCGATCAGCACCGACCTCCATTTCACCGAAACGGCCCTCGTGTGGGTCGTCAACGCGTACCTGCTGACGTTCGGCGGCTGCCTGCTGCTCGGCGGCCGGCTCGGCGACCTGTACGGCCAGCGCCGCATGTTCCTCGCGGGCCTCGTCGTGTTCACGCTCGCGTCGCTCGCGTGCGGCCTCGCGCAATCGCAGGCGATGCTGATCGCCGCGCGCGCGGTGCAGGGGCTCGGCGGCGCGGTCGTGTCGGCCGTTTCGCTGTCGCTGATCATGAACCTGTTCACCGAGCCCGGCGAACGCGCGCGGGCGATGGGCGTCTACGGCTTCGTCTGCGCAGGCGGCGGCAGCATCGGCGTGCTGCTCGGCGGGCTGCTGACGAGCTCGCTGTCGTGGCACTGGATCTTCCTCGTCAACCTGCCGATCGGCGTCGCGGTCTATGCGATGTGCGTCGCGCTGCTGCCGCGCATGCGCGCGCCGGCCGGCGCCGCGCGGCTCGACGTCGCGGGCGCGATCACGGTGACCGCGTCGCTGATGCTGGCCGTCTACGGGATCGTCGGCGGCAACGAGGCCGGCTGGCTGTCGACGCAGACCGTCGCGCTGATCGGCGCGGCCGTGGCGCTGCTCGCGCTGTTCATCGTGATCGAGGCGCGCGCCGCGCATCCGCTGATGCCGCTCACGCTGTTCGCCGCGCGCAACGTCGCGCTCGCGAACGTGATCGGCGTGCTGTGGGCGGCCGCGATGTTCGCGTGGTTCTTCCTGTCCGCGCTGTACATGCAGCGCGTGCTCGGCTACGCGCCGCTGCAGGTCGGCCTCGCGTTCCTGCCGGCGAACCTGATCATGGCCGCGTTCTCGCTCGGGTTGTCGGCGCGCATCGTGATGCGCTTCGGGATCCGCGGCCCGATCGCGGCCGGCCTGCTGATCGCGGCCTGCGGCCTCGCGCTGTTCTCGCGCGCGCCGGTCGACGGCGGTTTCGTCTGGCACGTGCTGCCCGGCATGACGCTGCTCGGCATCGGCGCGGGCGTCGCGTTCAACCCGATGCTGCTCGCCGCGATGAGCGACGTCGATCCGGCCGATTCCGGGCTCGCGTCGGGGATCGTCAACACCGCGTTCATGATGGGCGGCGCGCTCGGCCTCGCGGTGCTCGCGAGCCTCGCGGCCGCCCGCACCGACGCGCTCGCGGCCGCGCAGGCCGCGCCGCTCGACGCGCTGAACGGCGGCTACCACGCGGCCTTCGCGTTCGGCGCGGCGTTCGCCGCCGCGGCTGCGCTGATCGGCCTTGCGCTGCGCATCCGGCCGCAGAACGGCGTCGAAGGCGTCGGCCCCGCGATGCACTGA
- a CDS encoding DsbA family oxidoreductase — MTTAPAPTARPTLTVEIWSDLICPWCWIGKRRFDEALAAFAHADRVDVALRAYRLMPGQPVEPVEAMLAGKYRMSPAQVDQMLRQVTDAAASVGLRYDLPGTLVGDTLDGHRLVKLAESTGRAHALTERLYRAYFCEHGSLFDHAQLTEFAVEAGLERSAVDDVLRSNAYRAEVEADIARAAQIGGRGVPLFVFGGRYAVSGAQPADAFAQALDQAWRDGIVELDGSDAAACGPDGCELPARP, encoded by the coding sequence ATGACGACCGCTCCCGCCCCGACTGCCCGCCCGACCCTGACCGTCGAAATCTGGTCCGACCTGATCTGCCCGTGGTGCTGGATCGGCAAGCGCCGCTTCGACGAGGCGCTCGCCGCGTTCGCGCACGCCGACCGCGTCGACGTCGCGCTGCGCGCGTACCGGCTGATGCCCGGCCAGCCTGTCGAGCCGGTCGAGGCGATGCTCGCGGGCAAGTACCGGATGTCGCCCGCGCAGGTCGACCAGATGCTGCGCCAGGTGACCGACGCGGCCGCGAGCGTCGGGCTGCGCTACGACCTGCCCGGCACGCTCGTCGGCGACACGCTCGACGGCCACCGGCTCGTGAAGCTCGCGGAATCGACCGGCCGCGCGCATGCACTGACCGAGCGGCTGTACCGCGCGTATTTCTGCGAGCACGGCTCGCTGTTCGATCATGCGCAACTGACCGAATTCGCGGTCGAAGCGGGGCTCGAGCGCTCGGCCGTCGACGACGTGCTGCGCAGCAACGCGTACCGCGCCGAAGTCGAGGCCGACATCGCACGCGCTGCGCAAATCGGCGGGCGCGGCGTGCCGCTGTTCGTGTTCGGCGGCCGTTACGCGGTGTCGGGCGCGCAACCGGCCGACGCGTTCGCGCAGGCGCTCGACCAGGCGTGGCGCGACGGCATCGTCGAGCTCGACGGCAGCGACGCGGCCGCATGCGGCCCCGACGGCTGCGAACTGCCGGCGCGCCCGTAA
- a CDS encoding helix-turn-helix transcriptional regulator — protein sequence MSGTRARGRYNGATAAAAARGRTGMPATGAPARRPDAPPGPRPPEMATPMRKKKSPVKDLLLTRYAPIADGIAALFFPYAEVVIHDLHDQTVLYLANNLSKREVGDDSALEEIDHSARERVIGPYEKLNWDGRRMRCVSNVLFDDEARPAGMMCINFNIAVFDEVRATLDLFIKGAGVVAQPDELFRDDWQERINTFLHGWLHERQVGLNGLTREHRRELVEALYAEGAFRGKSAANYVANVLGMGRATVYKHLKHLKETQGDA from the coding sequence ATGAGCGGCACGCGAGCGCGGGGCCGATACAATGGCGCAACCGCCGCGGCGGCCGCGCGCGGGCGCACGGGCATGCCGGCCACCGGCGCGCCGGCACGCCGGCCCGATGCGCCGCCCGGCCCCCGCCCACCCGAGATGGCGACACCGATGCGCAAGAAGAAATCCCCCGTCAAAGACCTGCTGCTCACCCGCTATGCGCCGATCGCCGACGGTATCGCCGCGCTGTTCTTCCCGTACGCGGAAGTCGTGATCCACGACCTGCACGACCAGACCGTGCTGTATCTCGCGAACAACCTGTCGAAGCGCGAGGTCGGCGACGATTCCGCGCTCGAGGAAATCGATCATTCGGCGCGGGAGCGCGTGATCGGCCCGTACGAGAAGCTGAACTGGGACGGCCGGCGGATGCGCTGCGTCAGCAACGTGCTGTTCGACGACGAAGCCCGCCCGGCCGGGATGATGTGCATCAACTTCAACATCGCGGTGTTCGACGAGGTACGCGCGACGCTCGACCTGTTCATCAAGGGCGCGGGCGTCGTCGCACAGCCGGACGAGCTGTTCCGCGACGACTGGCAGGAGCGCATCAACACGTTCCTGCACGGCTGGCTGCACGAGCGGCAGGTCGGGCTCAACGGGCTCACCCGCGAGCACCGGCGCGAGCTCGTCGAGGCGCTTTACGCGGAAGGCGCGTTCCGCGGCAAGAGCGCGGCGAACTATGTCGCGAACGTGCTCGGGATGGGGCGCGCGACGGTCTACAAGCACCTCAAGCACCTGAAGGAAACGCAGGGCGACGCGTAA